AGAGAATCGCAGAGGCATCAAAGACAGGAGCTGCAACAAACATAATAAGCGGGCTGGCAAACGGCATGATGAGCACAATCATACCGGTGCTCTCGATATGCTCAGCAATATACCTCTCTTATCATTTCGGCGGGATATATGGGATCGCCATTGCAGCTGTCGGAATGCTGAGCACATTAGGCATGACCTTGGCAAGCGACAGCTATGGTCCTGTAGCAGACAATGCAGCCGGCATAGCAGAGATGGCAAAAATGGGGGGAGAGGCCAGGAAAAGAGCAGAATCCCTTGATGCAGTCGGGAACACGACAGCAGCCATCGGCAAGGGATTCGCCATAGGATCAGCAGCCCTGACAGCACTGGCACTTTTCGTCAGCTTCTCAGAAATAACAAAAATAACAACAATAAACCTGAACACGCCGACAGTCATCATCGGTCTCTTCATAGGAGCGCTGCTGCCCTTCATCTTCTCTGCCATGACAATGAGCGCAGTCGGAAAAGCAGCATACAAGATGGTCAATGAAGTGAGAAGGCAGTTCAAGACCATAAAGGGCATCATGACAGGAAAAGGGAAGCCTGACTACAAAAGATGCGTCGACATAAGCACAGGATCAGCCCTGAAAGAAATGATCCTCCCGAGCATGATAACAATACTGGCACCTATCCTGGTTGGACTGACACTCGGAGTGGAAGCCCTGGGAGGCATGCTTGCCGGAGCAATAGCGACAGGATTCCTGCTTGCAGTATTCATGGCAAACTCAGGAGGGTCCTGGGACAATGCCAAGAAATACATAGAAGCAGGACACTTCGGCGGAAAGGGCAGCGACACGCACAAGGCAGCTGTTGTGGGCGATACAGTGGGGGATCCTTTCAAGGATACGAGCGGGCCTTCGCTCAACATACTCATCAAACTGATGAGCATTGTTGCAGTTGTCTTTGCCCCATTGTTCCTGGCAATGGCTTAATTTTTTATTTTTTCATTAAATTTAAATATTCCAATCTAAATCTATCCAATATGAGAATCATAATACCACTGATCTTGCTTCTTGGCATCATCATATCAGCCTGTGCGCCAGTACCTGTGATACCCCGAAACGATACAAACCCGGTGCCTGACGCAGAGATATACTGGGTTGAAATCGACAGGCCATGCTCAACAATCCCGGAGACGACTATAAGCGGAAAGGCACAGTTCTGTGAAAGCTTCTGCGTGGCAAGCCTACAGAACAGGTATGCAGAATACAAATGCAAGGATGCAAATCCAGGCATGGACATGATAAACTGCGGGTGCTACAAAGAAGATGACTATCTGCTCTCATGGAAGCTCACATATGAATGCGAAAGCGAAGAGACAGATACAGAGAAATGCCAAAACCAGTGCACATCAATGGGGCTTGCATACAAAAACAACCTCTGCGATGAGAACAGGATAAGATGTGAGTGCACATATAGACAGTCATAAAAATAACCATAGATAATCGGTTGGCTCAATATAGAATAGGCGTGACCCAGACCTCGAGCACAGCAGCAACAAGCAGGAGCAACAGGGAGATAATCAAAAGATCGGATGTATCAAGCACAATCTTCTCAAATCTCTTGGTGCCAAAATCATGATTGATGACAGCAACAGAGATAATACCCCCGGCAAGGGCACCTACAAAATACGCAAGTATCTCAGGAATACCATGGACCGCATATCTCAGCACCGCAAAAGAGAAAACGTGAAAATAACCTGTGACCTTCTCCAGACCGATCTTGTGAGCCATATCGGCCAGGCCGAGCCTCATCACATTGCCCATGGCAGCACCGATGACAGTGGCGTTCCATGTCAAGATAAAAATCGCCCCGGCGCCATATAGGAAAGAGAAAAGCATAGAAAATGTCAAGACCTTCACATTATTAAAAAATACGACAGTGAAAGTCCTGTAATTACCGACAGCATGCCCCTGGACAGCAGTGTTTATCTGATTTATGGTATCTGTCTGCACAGAGAATACACTCTGCGCCAAGCCGGACGGCAAGACCACATACCACACAGATGCTGCAAGGGTTATGCCGAAGAACAGCATCATGAAAAAATAGAGGGCTTTTGAATGCTGCTTGAGTATCTGCGTCTCATCACCAAGCTCTATATCCTTCTGCTCCTCATACTTCAGTGTGTTGTACATCAGCGGGATCGCAGCAGTGACAGTGAAGAAGACAGATATCAAAGATGCATGCTGCTTGAAAATCCAGAGAGAGAGGAAAAGGGCAACAGAATAATACACAACACCCAGAAAAAAAATACGCTTAGGACTGTTCTCAGCTGAAAATGGGCTGGCAAAAGATTCGAGGACCATGTATAAGCCTTTTAAATATTTATATATAAATCTTTACATTGAAAATTTCGGTTAATTATATAAATAGATTGAATTTCCGGATAGGGATGGATTATGAAAAGCTTCTTGATAGGGCCATAGAAAACCTCCCAAAGGAGATGGACAAGGGTGAAAGATTTGAAATCCCGAATGTAATGGGCCATATCCAAGGCAATAAGACAATAATCAGCAATTTCAACCAGATAGCAGATGCGCTGAACAGAAAACCAGAACATGTCCTGAAATTCGTACTAAAAGAACTGGGAACGCCCGGTGACATCAGGAAAAATGAGGTGGTGTTCGGAAGCAAGGTATCAGCCAACAGGATCAATGAAAAAATAAAACAATATGCCTATGAGTTTGTGTTCTGCGCAGAATGCAAAAAGCCAGATACTATCCTCAAGAAAGAGGGGGGCATAACCTTCCTCAAATGCCAGGCATGCGGTTACAAACATGTCGTGAAAGCCAGCTTCTGATCAGATATTTCTTGATACGGCTCTGCCCGGAATGTAGGTTAGTGGCATCAAGTCAAAGTCCTAATGAGTGATTTTCTGGCTGACAAAGGGGAAGCTCCCTACGGGAAATGTCAGCTTTGGATTGGTTTTAACAGAGACTTTGAAGCCACTAACCCGAGCGTTAGCAAGATTCCGGGCAGAGCGCCCTTGATACACATGTTTTATATCCAAAAGTCTTATCCTCTATCAGTCTTATGCGTTCTTATTTTTTTATGAACCTTAACATCATATTGACCCTTACCTGTCTGACACACTGACCCCTTGATAGGTGATGGAAAATCTTGGGATAGAAAAATTTCAGATAAAAATCCAGAATCCGAGTCAAAAACAACGTTCTTATCCATTATTATTTATTATCATATAAATATAATTTTTTATTTATGATTTCTTGTTTATCTGATTTTTTATAGTTTTTTTTTCTTTATTTATTATTTACTATATAGAAAACAAGATATAATAATATAATATAATAATATAATATAATAAAATAAATAATATAATAATATAATAAAAAACAAACAAGCAAACAAAAAAACAAACAAAAAAAGAAAATTTTGAGTATTGAGTGTTGGGGGACGTTGCGGAATAACAGCAAACAAGAGATTCTACAAATATCTATCCTGCTATTAAACAATGATTAGATCCATTATGAATATATATAATATATTATATATTATAATAAAAGTATAATAGAATAAATAAAATATAATAATATAAAACAGATTTTTAAAACAGATTCCACATGTATAGATATAGTGCTTAGAACTGATTAATTCTAACCAATCATTTCTTACATATCAAACATTTGCCGATTATCCCATTATATCTCATCCACAAACAACCTCCTGTAATATATGGTGCGGATTTGACAAAAATCTAAACCTGACAAAATACCACTCAAAACACCAGATAAAAAACATATTCCAATGGAAATGAAGGGGTCAGTCCCCCCCTTAAAAACCAAGCACCATAATATATGAAAAAGTCTTAAAACTATCAATAATAATATCTCAGGCTGTTATGGGGAAAAGCAAACACCCAAACAAAAGATTTATATACCTTTGTTTCGAGTGGAAATAAAATGAAGCAAAAAGGGTTGGGGGGATTTTTTGAATCATTTCTGGAAAAAGAGCCATTATTCAAAGATAAAAAGATACTCCAAGCATCATACACACCAGAGACAGTGCCCCACAGAGAGCAGCAGATAGAACAGATAGCAAATGTCCTGGCACCAAGCCTGAGATTAGAGAAGCCATCCAACCTATTCATCTACGGGAAGACCGGAACAGGGAAGACACTCTCAACAAAATACACCCTCAACAAGCTCCTTGAAGTGGCAAAAAAACAGAACATCCCACTACGCGTATCATACATAAACTGCAAACTAAAGAAGGTCGCTGACACAGAATACCGCCTTGTCGCGCAATTAATCAAAGATCTCGGGAGAGAGATACCCCCCACAGGGTTGCCGACAGATGAGGTGTACAAGATATTCTTCAATATACTGGACTCAAAAAAACAGCTTCTCATAATAATACTCGATGAGATAGACCAGCTGGTCAAGAAGGCAGGCGACGAAATATTATATAATTTCACAAGAGTCAACCCTGAGCTGGAAAACTCGCAAATAACGATTGTCGGCATATCCAATGACCTCATGTTCACCGACACGCTCGATCCAAGAGTAAAAAGCTCATTGTCAGAAGAAGAACAGGATTTCCCACCCTACAACGCGATGCAGCTCCAGGATATACTGTACCAGAGATCAAGGCAGGCATTCAAGGAAAGCACAATAAGCTCAGGAGTGGTCGAGAAGTGCGCCGCTTACGCAGCAAGAGAGCACGGGGATGCCAGGAGAGCCCTCGAGCTCCTCAGGGTCGCAGGAGAGATATGCGAGAGAAAAGGCCACACAAAGGTCCAGATAGAGCATATAGACGAAGCAGAAGACAAGATAGAACGGGACAGGATAGTGGAGATAATAAAGACGCAGCCGAAGCAGTTCCAGGTTACCCTCTATTCGATATTCCACATATCACTCAATAAGAACGGACAGATATTCACAGGAGACATATACGAAATTTACAAGAGGATATGCAACCAACTCGGCCTAAGACCCCTAACACAGAGGAGACTGTCAGACATAATCGCAGAACTCGACATGCTCGGGATAATCAACGCAAAAGTAATTTCTAAGGGAAGATACGGAAGGACAAGAGAGATCACACTCGCAACACCAGACGAAGCAAACCAGAAATTCAGAGAAATTCTAGAGAAAGAACTCGGCCTGATAAGATATTAAGGCAAAATGGAACCGAAAAAAGAGATAATAAGATATTTTTTGGAAAAAGGGATACTCATCAGCAAAGAGCTAGCCCAGAAGCTAAGCCAAGAAGACCTCAAGACCCTCAAGGAAAAAATAAACGGAAAAAACATGCTCCTTCTGGACAATGAGGTCATGGAGATGCTCAAAAGGGATCCGGGCGCTGAGATGGACTGGCAAGGAGTCGAAAAACTCAAGGCCGGCCTGGAGAAGAAGAAAAACCTCGGCGCATACAAGGAGGCGCTCAGCTCAATAAAGACAGCTGAAAAGAACCCGGAGAACTCCCAAGGCGTCGAGATAACCGTGTCTCACCAGACTGTCCCAAGAAAGATCGAGGTGCAGGATTTTGTAAAGCACCTAAACAACAGATATGAGGCAATCAGGAACCTGCTGTTAGGCAGGCAAGAGCTCAAGAACTCAACATCAATAAACAAGCTGTTCATGAAAAAAGAGAAGGACACAGTCTCAATCATCGGCCTTGTCACAGAAAAAAGACTCTCCAAGAACGGCAATTGGATGTTCACAATCGAAGACCCGACAGGCACAATAAAAACAATAATAAACAAGAACAAGCCAGAGCAATTCGAGACAGCGACGAACACCTGCCTTGATGAGGTGGTGGGTGTCGTGGGCGTATTCTCAAAAGACATCATATTCGGCAACAGCATCTTCTACCCTGATGTCCCCCTGACAAAGGAGCTCAAGAAGAGCCCCGACCAGACATATGCCATATTCATCAGCGACCTACACTTCGGCCTAAACGTGTTCCTCCAAGAGAACCTCGAAAGGTTCATCAAATGGATCAGGGGGGAAATCGGGAATGACGGGCAGAAAGCCATCTCATCCAAAATAAAATATCTTTTCATAATCGGGGACCTGGTGGAAGGTGTCGGCATCTACCCCGGGCAGGAGAATGACCTGAAAATAAAGGACATCTATGCGCAATATGAAGCCCTTTCAGTGTTCCTCAAGCAGATACCAAGCAGCATCAGCATCATCATATGCCCGGGAAACCACGACGCAATGAGAATAGCAGAACCACAACCCCCACTCTACATGGATTTCGCCAAACCACTCTACGAAATGAAAAATGTGCATATGGTGTCAAACCCGAGCTGCATAAACATCCACAAGAGCAAAGGATTCCCGGGCTTCGATGTCCTGATGTACCACGGATTCAGCTTCACATACTACGGCGACAATGTGGAATCAATAAGGCTGCAGGGCGGGATGGAAAGACCGGATCTCATAATGAGATTCCTCCTCCAGAGGAGGCACCTTGCGCCCACCCACACATCGACACTCTACATACCAGACACAGGCAAAGACCCACTTGTCATAGACAAGGTGCCGGACTTCTTCGTGTCAGGGCACATACACAGGACAGCGGTCGCCAATTACCGCAATGTGACGATAATAAACAGCTCGTGCTGGGTATCACAGACAGACTACCAAGAAAAGGTAGGACTGAAGCCCCAGCCGGCAAGAGTCCCTATCGTGGACCTGCAGACGCGGGAGGCGAAGATACTGAAATTCTAAAATGCAAGCCAGCCAACAAGTCCAGCAATACTTCGACAAGCTCAATGACGAACTAAGAAGATCGTATGAGTTCGCCCAGGAAGCGAGGTCCAAGGGATATGATCCTGAAGACAAAGTAAACATACCGCTCGCCAAGGATATAGCAGAAAGAGTGGAAGGCCTCATAAGCGCAGTGTGCCAGCAGATACTCGGCTCAGGTGTGGCGCAGAGGATAAGACAGCTGGAAGAGAAATTCGGATCATTGGACTGGAGAGTCGCCATGATCGTGGCAGAGGAGGTCGCAAAGCAGAAATATTTCAAGGCATCATCACAAAAAGAAGCGATTGAAGTCGGGATACGGGTGGGGCTGGCCTACATAACCCTTGGCGTGATCGCCGCACCGCTCGAAGGATTCATAGAGCTCAGAGAAAAGTCAAGACGGGACGGGAAGAAATACCTGTCATTATTCTTCGCAGGGCCGATAAGAGCAGCAGGAGGCACAGCAGGAGCAGTATCTGTCATAATCGCCGATTATGTGAGAAAAAGGATGGGTTATGAAAGGTACGATCCTGAAGAGCCAGAGATAAAGAGAAGCGTGATGGAGATACTGGATTACCATGAAAGAATCACAAACCTACAATATTTTCCATCCGAGAAGGAAGTCGAGTTCATCGTCAGGAACCTGGGTGTAGAGATAAACGGCGACCCGACCGAAGAACTGGAAGTGTCAAACTACAAAGACCTGCCGAGAATAGAGACAAACAGGCTCAGAGGCGGGATGTGCCTTGTCCTCGCAGAGGGGATAGCGCAGAAATCACCGAAGCTATGGAAAAGGCTGAAAGAATGGGGCAAGGAATACGGTCTAGAATGGGATTTCCTCGAAGGTTTCCTAGAGCTCCAGAAAACAATGAAAGCAAAAGGCGTAGTGCGGGAAAAACAGGAAAAAGGGATAACCCCAAACTACACTTACATTAAGGACCTCGTGGCAGGCAGGCCTGTGCTCAGCTATCCTCTCCAGAAAGGGGGTTTCAGGCTCAGATACGGGAGATCAAGGACAAGCGGGTTTGCAGCAGACTGCCTCCATCCGGCGACAATGGTGCTGCTCAACAATTACATAGCCACAGGCACACAGCTGAAAGTGGAAAGGCCGGGCAAAGCAACAGTCATAAGCCCATGCGACACGATAGAAGGGCCGATAATCCGCCTAGACAACGGCTCTGTGGTCCTTGTCGAAAGCGAATCACAGGCGAGACAACTGCGTGACCAGGTCTCAGAGATAATATTTCTCGGCGACATACTAGTCAACTATGGGGATTTTTCAGAGAACAACCATGTCCTCGTGCCGGCCGGATACTGTGAAGAATGGCACATAAGAGAGATGGAAAGGGCGACAGTGAACATGTTCGGAAGCCTGGACATAGAAAAGCTGGCAGAATACCTCGACATGAACCACGGCACCCTGACCAGCATAATGAAGAACACAAAACACAGGATAGACTTCAACACAGCCCATCATATATCAAGCAAACTCGGGGTGCCATTGCATCCGAGATTCACATACCACTGGAAGGAGCTGAAGAAAGAAGACCTTGCAGAGCTGATCTCCTGGCTGGACCACGGCAGGACAGAGATACAAAACAACCAGATAGAGAAAATCATCCTCCAGAAATCAGAAAGCAAAAGGCACCTGGAGAAGATAGGCATACCCCATATGCTCGTCAACAATGAATTCATCGTCATAGAGAAAGACGACGCAAAGGCACTGCTCCACTCATTGGGATTCACGCGGGGAAAACCGGGAGCTGCCACGGATGAAACAAGCGAGGATGTCCTCAGCACAATAAACAAAATCTCCAAAATGAAAATAATGGACAAATCAGGAACATTCATCGGCTCCAGGATGGGGAGGCCTGAGAAGGCGAAAATGCGAAAACTCAAAGGGAGCCCCCATGTGCTCTTCCCTGTCGGCGAAGAAGGCGGGAGGATGAGATCTTTCCAGGCTGCGATGGCAGCAGGACGGATCACAGCAGACTTCCCGATATTCCTCTGCGAGAAATGCGAAAAAGAGACAATATTCTCAGTGTGCGAGGACTGCGGCGCGAAGACCAAAAAGAAGCACCTATGCAATGTCTGCGGGCCCCAAGACGAGAAGCAGTGCAAAAAACACGGCGACAATACAAGCCATGTGACAAAATCCATAGACATAAAGGCATACTTC
This window of the Candidatus Woesearchaeota archaeon genome carries:
- a CDS encoding DNA-directed DNA polymerase II small subunit translates to MEPKKEIIRYFLEKGILISKELAQKLSQEDLKTLKEKINGKNMLLLDNEVMEMLKRDPGAEMDWQGVEKLKAGLEKKKNLGAYKEALSSIKTAEKNPENSQGVEITVSHQTVPRKIEVQDFVKHLNNRYEAIRNLLLGRQELKNSTSINKLFMKKEKDTVSIIGLVTEKRLSKNGNWMFTIEDPTGTIKTIINKNKPEQFETATNTCLDEVVGVVGVFSKDIIFGNSIFYPDVPLTKELKKSPDQTYAIFISDLHFGLNVFLQENLERFIKWIRGEIGNDGQKAISSKIKYLFIIGDLVEGVGIYPGQENDLKIKDIYAQYEALSVFLKQIPSSISIIICPGNHDAMRIAEPQPPLYMDFAKPLYEMKNVHMVSNPSCINIHKSKGFPGFDVLMYHGFSFTYYGDNVESIRLQGGMERPDLIMRFLLQRRHLAPTHTSTLYIPDTGKDPLVIDKVPDFFVSGHIHRTAVANYRNVTIINSSCWVSQTDYQEKVGLKPQPARVPIVDLQTREAKILKF
- a CDS encoding translation initiation factor IF-2 subunit beta produces the protein MDYEKLLDRAIENLPKEMDKGERFEIPNVMGHIQGNKTIISNFNQIADALNRKPEHVLKFVLKELGTPGDIRKNEVVFGSKVSANRINEKIKQYAYEFVFCAECKKPDTILKKEGGITFLKCQACGYKHVVKASF
- a CDS encoding stage II sporulation protein M yields the protein MVLESFASPFSAENSPKRIFFLGVVYYSVALFLSLWIFKQHASLISVFFTVTAAIPLMYNTLKYEEQKDIELGDETQILKQHSKALYFFMMLFFGITLAASVWYVVLPSGLAQSVFSVQTDTINQINTAVQGHAVGNYRTFTVVFFNNVKVLTFSMLFSFLYGAGAIFILTWNATVIGAAMGNVMRLGLADMAHKIGLEKVTGYFHVFSFAVLRYAVHGIPEILAYFVGALAGGIISVAVINHDFGTKRFEKIVLDTSDLLIISLLLLLVAAVLEVWVTPILY
- a CDS encoding DNA polymerase II large subunit codes for the protein MQASQQVQQYFDKLNDELRRSYEFAQEARSKGYDPEDKVNIPLAKDIAERVEGLISAVCQQILGSGVAQRIRQLEEKFGSLDWRVAMIVAEEVAKQKYFKASSQKEAIEVGIRVGLAYITLGVIAAPLEGFIELREKSRRDGKKYLSLFFAGPIRAAGGTAGAVSVIIADYVRKRMGYERYDPEEPEIKRSVMEILDYHERITNLQYFPSEKEVEFIVRNLGVEINGDPTEELEVSNYKDLPRIETNRLRGGMCLVLAEGIAQKSPKLWKRLKEWGKEYGLEWDFLEGFLELQKTMKAKGVVREKQEKGITPNYTYIKDLVAGRPVLSYPLQKGGFRLRYGRSRTSGFAADCLHPATMVLLNNYIATGTQLKVERPGKATVISPCDTIEGPIIRLDNGSVVLVESESQARQLRDQVSEIIFLGDILVNYGDFSENNHVLVPAGYCEEWHIREMERATVNMFGSLDIEKLAEYLDMNHGTLTSIMKNTKHRIDFNTAHHISSKLGVPLHPRFTYHWKELKKEDLAELISWLDHGRTEIQNNQIEKIILQKSESKRHLEKIGIPHMLVNNEFIVIEKDDAKALLHSLGFTRGKPGAATDETSEDVLSTINKISKMKIMDKSGTFIGSRMGRPEKAKMRKLKGSPHVLFPVGEEGGRMRSFQAAMAAGRITADFPIFLCEKCEKETIFSVCEDCGAKTKKKHLCNVCGPQDEKQCKKHGDNTSHVTKSIDIKAYFDKFLKQIKTKNYPDMIKGVKGTSNRDHVPEHPIKGILRAENRIYVNKDGTTRYDMIEMPITHFKPREIRAPIEKLKQLGYTRDINGKELTDKNQIIELLPQDIILPSCDTSPDDKADDTLLNVCNYIDDLLEKLYRLPRFYNLNSKHDLIGHLIVGLAPHTSAGILGRIIGFSNTQGMFCHPMMHAAMRRNCDGDEACVMMLMDSLLNFSRSFLPDKRGSRTMDAPLVLTSTLIPSEIDDEVHGMDVAYEYPLELYHAALEYKYPWEVKIDQIKHRLGTEKQYEKMGFTHDTTDFNLGVRVSSYKTIPTMEDKMKGQMELAEKIRAVNVGDVARLVIEKHFLKDIKGNLRKFSTQKFRCGKCNEKFRRPPLSGKCTNCGGDIIFTISEGSIIKYLEPSLSLASKYNVPIYLKQTLDLLQRRVDGVFGKEKEKQQGLGRWFG
- a CDS encoding ORC1-type DNA replication protein is translated as MKQKGLGGFFESFLEKEPLFKDKKILQASYTPETVPHREQQIEQIANVLAPSLRLEKPSNLFIYGKTGTGKTLSTKYTLNKLLEVAKKQNIPLRVSYINCKLKKVADTEYRLVAQLIKDLGREIPPTGLPTDEVYKIFFNILDSKKQLLIIILDEIDQLVKKAGDEILYNFTRVNPELENSQITIVGISNDLMFTDTLDPRVKSSLSEEEQDFPPYNAMQLQDILYQRSRQAFKESTISSGVVEKCAAYAAREHGDARRALELLRVAGEICERKGHTKVQIEHIDEAEDKIERDRIVEIIKTQPKQFQVTLYSIFHISLNKNGQIFTGDIYEIYKRICNQLGLRPLTQRRLSDIIAELDMLGIINAKVISKGRYGRTREITLATPDEANQKFREILEKELGLIRY